From Eleftheria terrae, the proteins below share one genomic window:
- the rpoC gene encoding DNA-directed RNA polymerase subunit beta' — translation MKGLLDLFKQFTPDEHFDAIKIGLASPEKIRSWSFGEVKKPETINYRTFKPERDGLFCAKIFGPIKDYECLCGKYKRLKHRGVICEKCGVEVTQTKVRRERMGHIDLAAPCAHIWFLKSLPSRLGLVLDMTLRDIERVLYFEAYVVVDPGMTPLKKFSIMSEDDYDAKRTEYGDEFVALMGAEGIQKLLSEMDLDVEIDKIRNDMTGSELKIKKNSKRLKVMEAFKKSGIKPNWMILEVLPVLPPDLRPLVPLDGGRFATSDLNDLYRRVINRNNRLARLLELKAPEIIVRNEKRMLQEAVDSLLDNGRRGKAMTGANKRALKSLADMIKGKSGRFRQNLLGKRVDYSGRSVITVGPTLKLHQCGLPKLMALELFKPFIFSRLEAMGIATTIKAAKKEVEAGTPVVWDILEEVIKEHPVLLNRAPTLHRLGIQAFEPVLIEGKAIQLHPLVCAAFNADFDGDQMAVHVPLSIEAQMEARALMLASNNVLFPANGEPSIVPSQDVVLGLYYATRERTNGRGEGMVFSDIGEVHRALDNGVVEITARISVRLTEYVKDKATGEFVPETKLVETTVGRALLSEILPKGLPFSNINKALKKKEISKLINVSFRKCGLKDTVVFADKLLQSGFRLATRAGISIAIDDMLVPPEKHTIIERAEKEVKEIEQQYVSGLVTAGERYNKVVDIWGKAGDEVGKVMMTQLAKQKVVDRHGKEVDQESFNSIYMMADSGARGSAAQIRQLAGMRGLMAKPDGSIIETPITANFREGLNVLQYFNSTHGARKGLADTALKTANSGYLTRRLVDVTQDLVVTEEDCGTSNGIAMRALVEGGEVIESLRDRILGRVTATEVVHPETQEGLLGAGDMLDEDALDVIEAAGADEVKVRTPLTCATRFGLCAKCYGRDLGRGGLVNTGEAVGVIAAQSIGEPGTQLTMRTFHIGGAATRAAVASSVEAKSDGIIGFNPTMRYVTNGKGELVVISRSGEIIISDQHGRERERHKVPYGATLNVKADQQIKAGLILANWDPLTRPIITEFAGRAKFENVEEGVTVAKQVDEVTGLSTLVVIDPKRRGAAKVVRPQVKLLDSTGNEVKIPGTDHSVTIGFQVGSLIQIRDGQDLAPGEVLARIPVEGQKTRDITGGLPRVAELFEARSPKDKGILAEVTGTVSFGKETKGKVRLQITDPDGKVWEELVPKEKNILVHEGQVVNRGELIVDGAADPQDILRLLGIEELARYIVDEVQDVYRLQGVKINDKHIEVIVRQMLRRVQIVNPGDTTYIAGEQVERSELLDTNDRMRKEGKIEATHSDVLLGITKASLSTDSFISAASFQETTRVLTEAAIMGKRDELRGLKENVIVGRLIPAGTGLAFHQARKAKEEMDEQERRAIAMQEAEEMAALQMAHVDAGPEEGGAPTGE, via the coding sequence ATGAAAGGCTTGTTGGACCTTTTCAAGCAGTTCACCCCCGACGAACACTTCGACGCGATCAAGATCGGGCTCGCATCGCCCGAGAAGATCCGCTCGTGGTCGTTCGGCGAGGTGAAGAAACCGGAAACCATCAACTACCGGACGTTCAAGCCCGAGCGTGACGGCCTGTTCTGCGCCAAGATCTTCGGCCCGATCAAGGACTACGAGTGCCTGTGCGGCAAGTACAAGCGCCTGAAGCACCGCGGTGTCATCTGCGAGAAGTGCGGCGTCGAAGTCACGCAGACCAAGGTGCGCCGCGAGCGCATGGGTCATATCGACCTGGCCGCGCCCTGCGCGCACATCTGGTTCCTGAAGTCGCTGCCGTCGCGCCTGGGCCTGGTGCTCGACATGACGTTGCGCGACATCGAGCGCGTGCTGTACTTCGAAGCGTATGTCGTGGTCGACCCCGGCATGACGCCGCTGAAGAAGTTCTCGATCATGAGCGAGGACGACTACGACGCGAAGCGCACCGAGTACGGTGACGAGTTCGTCGCGCTGATGGGTGCCGAAGGCATCCAGAAGCTGCTGTCGGAAATGGACCTGGACGTTGAGATCGACAAGATCCGCAACGACATGACCGGCTCCGAGCTGAAGATCAAGAAGAACTCGAAGCGCCTGAAGGTCATGGAGGCCTTCAAGAAGTCCGGCATCAAGCCGAACTGGATGATCCTCGAAGTGCTGCCCGTGCTGCCGCCGGACCTGCGTCCGCTGGTGCCGCTGGACGGCGGCCGCTTCGCGACCTCCGACCTGAACGACCTCTATCGCCGCGTCATCAACCGCAACAACCGTCTGGCCCGCCTGCTCGAACTGAAGGCGCCGGAGATCATCGTGCGCAACGAGAAGCGCATGCTGCAGGAAGCGGTCGACTCGCTGCTGGACAACGGCCGTCGCGGCAAGGCGATGACCGGTGCCAACAAGCGCGCGCTGAAGTCGCTGGCCGACATGATCAAGGGCAAGAGCGGTCGTTTCCGTCAGAACCTGCTGGGCAAGCGGGTCGACTATTCCGGCCGTTCCGTCATCACCGTGGGCCCGACCCTCAAGCTGCACCAGTGCGGCCTGCCCAAGCTGATGGCGCTGGAGCTGTTCAAGCCCTTCATCTTCTCGCGCCTGGAGGCGATGGGCATCGCCACCACCATCAAGGCGGCGAAGAAGGAAGTGGAAGCCGGCACGCCGGTGGTGTGGGACATCCTGGAAGAGGTGATCAAGGAGCACCCCGTCCTGCTGAACCGCGCCCCGACGCTGCACCGCCTGGGCATCCAGGCGTTCGAGCCGGTGCTGATCGAAGGCAAGGCGATCCAGCTGCACCCGCTGGTCTGCGCGGCCTTCAACGCCGACTTTGACGGTGACCAGATGGCCGTCCACGTGCCGCTGTCCATCGAGGCACAGATGGAAGCGCGCGCGCTGATGCTTGCCTCCAACAACGTGCTGTTCCCGGCCAACGGCGAGCCGTCCATCGTGCCGTCGCAAGACGTGGTGCTGGGCCTGTACTACGCCACCCGCGAGCGCACCAACGGCCGCGGCGAAGGCATGGTGTTCTCCGACATCGGCGAAGTGCACCGTGCGCTGGACAACGGCGTGGTCGAGATCACCGCCCGCATCAGCGTGCGCCTGACCGAGTACGTCAAGGACAAGGCCACCGGGGAGTTCGTTCCCGAGACCAAGCTGGTCGAGACCACCGTCGGCCGCGCGCTGCTGTCCGAGATCCTGCCCAAGGGCCTGCCGTTCTCGAACATCAACAAGGCGCTGAAGAAGAAAGAGATCTCCAAGCTCATCAACGTGTCCTTCCGCAAGTGCGGCCTCAAGGACACCGTGGTGTTCGCCGACAAGCTGCTGCAGTCGGGCTTCCGCCTGGCCACGCGTGCCGGTATCTCGATCGCGATCGACGACATGCTGGTGCCGCCCGAGAAGCACACCATCATCGAGCGTGCCGAGAAGGAAGTGAAGGAGATCGAGCAGCAGTACGTCTCCGGTCTGGTGACCGCGGGCGAGCGCTACAACAAGGTCGTGGACATCTGGGGCAAGGCCGGCGACGAAGTGGGCAAGGTCATGATGACCCAGCTCGCCAAGCAGAAGGTCGTCGACCGTCACGGCAAGGAAGTGGACCAGGAGTCGTTCAACTCCATCTACATGATGGCCGACTCCGGCGCGCGGGGTTCCGCCGCGCAGATCCGCCAGCTCGCGGGCATGCGGGGCCTGATGGCCAAGCCGGACGGCTCGATCATCGAGACGCCGATCACGGCGAACTTCCGCGAAGGCCTGAACGTGCTGCAGTACTTCAACTCCACGCACGGTGCCCGTAAGGGCCTGGCGGACACGGCGTTGAAGACGGCGAACTCCGGCTACCTGACCCGTCGCCTGGTCGACGTGACCCAGGACCTGGTGGTGACCGAGGAAGACTGCGGCACCAGCAACGGCATCGCGATGCGCGCGTTGGTCGAGGGCGGTGAAGTCATCGAGTCGCTGCGCGACCGCATCCTGGGTCGCGTCACCGCGACCGAAGTGGTGCACCCCGAGACCCAGGAAGGCCTGCTCGGTGCCGGCGACATGCTGGACGAGGACGCGCTGGACGTGATCGAGGCGGCCGGTGCCGACGAGGTCAAGGTGCGCACCCCGCTGACCTGCGCGACCCGCTTCGGCCTGTGTGCCAAGTGCTACGGCCGCGACCTGGGCCGCGGCGGCCTGGTGAACACCGGTGAAGCCGTGGGCGTGATTGCTGCACAGTCCATCGGTGAACCCGGCACGCAGCTGACGATGCGGACCTTCCACATCGGCGGCGCGGCCACCCGTGCAGCGGTAGCCTCCAGCGTGGAAGCCAAGAGCGACGGCATCATCGGCTTCAACCCGACGATGCGCTACGTGACCAACGGCAAGGGCGAACTGGTGGTGATCTCGCGATCCGGCGAAATCATCATCTCCGACCAGCACGGCCGTGAGCGCGAGCGCCACAAGGTGCCTTACGGTGCGACCCTGAACGTCAAGGCTGACCAGCAGATCAAGGCTGGCCTGATCCTGGCGAACTGGGACCCGCTGACCCGCCCGATCATCACGGAATTCGCCGGTCGCGCGAAGTTCGAGAACGTCGAGGAAGGCGTGACGGTCGCCAAGCAGGTCGACGAGGTCACCGGCCTGTCGACCCTGGTGGTGATCGACCCGAAGCGCCGCGGCGCCGCCAAGGTGGTGCGTCCGCAGGTCAAGCTGCTGGACTCCACCGGCAACGAGGTGAAGATCCCTGGCACCGACCACTCGGTGACCATCGGCTTCCAGGTCGGCTCGCTGATCCAGATCCGCGACGGCCAGGACCTGGCGCCCGGTGAAGTGCTGGCGCGGATCCCCGTCGAAGGCCAGAAGACCCGTGACATCACCGGCGGTCTGCCGCGTGTGGCCGAGCTGTTCGAGGCCCGTTCGCCGAAGGACAAGGGCATCCTGGCGGAGGTCACCGGCACGGTGTCCTTCGGCAAGGAAACCAAGGGCAAGGTCCGCCTGCAGATCACCGATCCGGACGGCAAGGTCTGGGAAGAGCTGGTGCCGAAGGAAAAGAACATCCTCGTGCACGAAGGCCAGGTGGTGAACCGTGGCGAGCTGATCGTCGACGGCGCGGCGGATCCGCAGGACATCCTGCGCCTGCTGGGCATCGAGGAGCTGGCACGCTACATCGTCGACGAAGTGCAGGACGTCTACCGTCTGCAGGGCGTGAAGATCAACGACAAGCACATCGAGGTGATCGTTCGCCAGATGCTGCGCCGCGTGCAGATCGTCAACCCGGGCGACACGACCTACATCGCCGGCGAGCAGGTGGAGCGTTCCGAGCTGCTGGACACCAACGACCGCATGCGCAAGGAAGGCAAGATCGAGGCGACGCACAGCGATGTGCTGCTGGGCATCACCAAGGCCTCGCTGTCGACCGACTCCTTCATCTCGGCGGCTTCCTTCCAGGAAACCACCCGCGTGCTGACCGAGGCGGCCATCATGGGCAAGCGCGACGAGCTGCGTGGCCTGAAGGAAAACGTCATCGTCGGTCGCCTGATCCCGGCGGGTACCGGTCTCGCCTTCCACCAGGCCCGCAAGGCCAAGGAAGAGATGGACGAGCAGGAGCGCCGTGCGATCGCGATGCAGGAAGCCGAAGAAATGGCGGCCCTGCAGATGGCGCATGTCGACGCCGGCCCTGAAGAGGGTGGTGCGCCGACTGGCGAGTGA
- a CDS encoding methylglyoxal synthase, with translation MPLHRIALIAHDRKKDDMIALAREFQDFLSQCQLCATGTTGGRLQREVGLTVECMLSGPLGGDLQIGARLAVGGVDVVIFLRDPMTPQPHEPDINALVRACDVHDIPCATNVASARLLLGALRR, from the coding sequence ATGCCTCTACACCGCATCGCCCTGATCGCCCACGATCGCAAGAAGGACGACATGATCGCGCTGGCGCGCGAGTTCCAGGATTTCTTGTCCCAATGCCAGCTGTGCGCGACCGGCACCACCGGCGGCCGCTTGCAACGCGAGGTGGGCCTCACCGTGGAGTGCATGCTGAGCGGCCCGCTCGGCGGCGACCTGCAGATCGGGGCACGACTGGCCGTGGGCGGGGTCGACGTCGTGATCTTCCTGCGCGACCCGATGACACCACAGCCGCACGAGCCCGACATCAACGCGCTGGTGCGTGCCTGTGACGTGCACGACATCCCGTGTGCCACCAATGTGGCGAGCGCCCGCTTGCTGCTCGGTGCCTTACGCCGCTGA
- a CDS encoding putative toxin-antitoxin system toxin component, PIN family: protein MSLAPLPSVVLDTNVLLDWLVFRDPEVLHIADAVTSGRMRWIATHSMRDELERVLTYEWIVARQPDSLHIASTWERYATVQAAPALRAPMRCGDPDDQKFIDLAVAEGARWLLTKDRELLKLAKRARLRGVAVIRPGEWRETAPAPDASAA from the coding sequence ATGAGCCTTGCCCCCCTCCCCAGCGTGGTGCTGGACACGAATGTGCTGCTGGACTGGCTGGTGTTCCGCGACCCCGAGGTCCTGCACATCGCCGATGCGGTGACCTCCGGTCGCATGCGCTGGATTGCCACCCACTCGATGCGCGACGAATTGGAGCGAGTGCTCACCTATGAATGGATCGTGGCAAGACAGCCGGATTCCCTGCATATCGCAAGCACCTGGGAGCGGTATGCGACCGTGCAGGCAGCACCAGCGCTGCGAGCGCCGATGCGCTGCGGCGACCCCGACGACCAGAAGTTCATCGACCTGGCGGTCGCTGAAGGCGCACGCTGGCTGTTGACCAAGGACCGGGAGCTGCTCAAGCTCGCGAAGCGGGCACGCCTGAGGGGAGTGGCGGTGATCCGACCAGGCGAGTGGCGCGAAACGGCGCCAGCGCCTGACGCGTCAGCGGCGTAA
- the rpsL gene encoding 30S ribosomal protein S12: MPTINQLVRHGRETEVTKSKSPAMEGCPQRRGVCTRVYTTTPKKPNSALRKVAKVRLTNGFEVISYIGGEGHNLQEHSVVLVRGGRVKDLPGVRYHIVRGSLDLQGVKDRKQSRSKYGAKRPKKA; encoded by the coding sequence ATGCCAACCATCAATCAACTCGTGCGTCACGGTCGCGAGACCGAGGTCACGAAGTCCAAGTCGCCGGCGATGGAGGGTTGCCCTCAGCGTCGCGGCGTGTGCACCCGCGTGTACACCACGACGCCGAAGAAGCCGAACTCCGCGCTGCGTAAGGTCGCCAAGGTGCGCCTGACCAACGGTTTCGAGGTCATCTCCTACATCGGCGGTGAAGGCCACAACCTGCAAGAGCACAGCGTGGTGCTGGTGCGTGGTGGCCGTGTCAAGGATCTGCCGGGTGTGCGCTACCACATCGTGCGTGGTTCGCTGGATCTGCAAGGCGTGAAAGACCGCAAGCAGTCCCGCTCCAAGTACGGCGCGAAGCGCCCGAAGAAGGCCTGA
- the rpsG gene encoding 30S ribosomal protein S7 — protein MPRRREVPKREILPDPKFGNVDLSKFMNVVMESGKKAVAERIIYGALEQVEKKSGKDPLEVFLTALNNVKPMVEVKSRRVGGANYQVPVEVRPVRRMALAMRWLKDSARKRGEKSMAQRLANELLEASEGRGGAMKKRDEVHRMAEANKAFSHFRF, from the coding sequence ATGCCTCGTCGTCGCGAAGTACCGAAGCGCGAGATCCTGCCGGACCCGAAGTTCGGCAACGTCGATCTGTCCAAGTTCATGAACGTGGTGATGGAGTCCGGCAAGAAGGCCGTGGCTGAGCGCATCATCTACGGTGCCCTGGAGCAGGTCGAGAAGAAGTCGGGCAAGGACCCGCTGGAAGTGTTCCTGACCGCGCTGAACAACGTGAAGCCGATGGTCGAAGTGAAGTCCCGCCGCGTGGGCGGTGCGAACTACCAAGTTCCCGTGGAAGTTCGCCCCGTCCGCCGGATGGCGCTGGCCATGCGCTGGCTCAAGGACTCCGCTCGCAAGCGCGGTGAGAAGTCGATGGCCCAACGCCTGGCCAACGAGCTGCTGGAGGCCTCCGAAGGTCGCGGCGGCGCGATGAAAAAGCGCGACGAAGTGCACCGCATGGCAGAAGCCAACAAGGCCTTCTCGCACTTCCGCTTCTAA
- the fusA gene encoding elongation factor G, translated as MSRKTPIERYRNIGISAHIDAGKTTTTERILFYTGVNHKIGEVHDGAATMDWMEQEQERGITITSAATTCFWKGMDLSYPEHRFNIIDTPGHVDFTIEVERSMRVLDGACMVYCAVGGVQPQSETVWRQANKYKVPRLAFVNKMDRTGANFFKVYDQMKTRLKANPVPIVVPIGAEDNFKGVVDLFKMKAIIWDEASQGMKFEYGPIPSELEADCQKWRENMIEAAAESSEELMNKYLETGELSEEEIKKGLRQRTIATEIQPMLCGTAFKNKGVQRMLDAVIDFLPSPVDIPPVAGTDDDDKEATRKADDTEKFSALAFKLMTDPYVGQLTFVRVYSGVLKSGDSVYNPIKGKKERIGRILQMHANQREEIKEILAGDIAACVGLKEVTTGETLCDPEAVITLEKMVFPEPVISQAVEPKTKADQEKMGIALGRLAQEDPSFRVRTDEESGQTIISGMGELHLEIIVDRMKREFGVEANVGKPQVAYRETIRKAVSDVEGKFVRQSGGKGQYGHVVLKIEPQEPGKGFEFVDAIKGGVVPREFIPAVEKGLIDTLPNGVLAGFPVVDVKVTLTFGSYHEVDSNENAFKMAASIGFKDGCRKANPVILEPMMAVEVETPEDYAGNVMGDLSSRRGMVQGMDDMPGGGKVIKAEVPLSEMFGYSTTLRSMSQGRATYTMEFKHYAEAPKNVADAIITARGK; from the coding sequence ATGTCCCGCAAGACCCCGATTGAGCGTTACCGCAACATTGGTATCTCGGCTCACATCGACGCTGGTAAGACCACCACCACCGAGCGCATCCTGTTCTACACCGGTGTGAACCACAAGATCGGTGAGGTGCACGACGGCGCCGCCACCATGGACTGGATGGAGCAGGAACAGGAGCGGGGCATCACGATCACCTCCGCAGCGACCACTTGCTTCTGGAAGGGCATGGACCTGTCCTATCCTGAGCACCGCTTCAACATCATCGACACCCCGGGGCACGTCGACTTCACCATCGAGGTGGAGCGTTCGATGCGCGTGCTCGACGGCGCCTGCATGGTGTACTGTGCCGTGGGCGGTGTGCAGCCCCAGTCGGAAACCGTCTGGCGTCAGGCCAACAAGTACAAGGTGCCGCGCCTGGCCTTCGTCAACAAGATGGACCGCACCGGCGCGAACTTCTTCAAGGTCTATGACCAGATGAAGACCCGCCTGAAGGCGAACCCGGTGCCCATCGTCGTGCCCATTGGCGCTGAAGACAACTTCAAGGGCGTGGTGGACCTGTTCAAGATGAAAGCGATCATCTGGGACGAGGCCAGCCAGGGCATGAAGTTCGAGTACGGTCCGATCCCGTCCGAGCTGGAAGCCGACTGCCAGAAGTGGCGCGAGAACATGATCGAGGCCGCCGCCGAGTCCAGCGAAGAGCTGATGAACAAGTACCTCGAGACCGGCGAGCTGAGCGAAGAAGAGATCAAGAAGGGCCTGCGCCAGCGCACGATCGCGACCGAGATCCAGCCGATGCTGTGCGGCACCGCCTTCAAAAACAAGGGCGTGCAGCGCATGCTCGACGCGGTGATCGACTTCCTGCCGTCCCCGGTGGACATCCCCCCGGTCGCCGGCACGGACGACGACGACAAGGAAGCCACCCGCAAGGCCGATGACACCGAGAAGTTCTCTGCACTGGCGTTCAAGCTGATGACCGACCCCTACGTCGGCCAGCTGACCTTCGTGCGCGTGTACTCCGGCGTGCTGAAGTCGGGTGACTCCGTCTACAACCCGATCAAGGGCAAGAAGGAACGTATCGGCCGGATCCTCCAGATGCACGCCAACCAGCGTGAAGAAATCAAGGAAATTCTGGCTGGCGACATTGCCGCCTGCGTGGGCCTGAAGGAAGTGACGACCGGCGAAACGCTGTGCGATCCGGAAGCCGTGATCACCCTCGAAAAGATGGTGTTCCCCGAGCCCGTGATCTCCCAGGCCGTCGAGCCGAAGACCAAGGCTGACCAGGAGAAGATGGGTATCGCTCTGGGCCGCCTGGCCCAGGAAGACCCGTCCTTCCGCGTGCGCACCGACGAAGAATCCGGCCAGACCATCATCTCCGGCATGGGCGAGCTGCACCTCGAAATCATCGTCGACCGCATGAAGCGCGAGTTCGGTGTCGAGGCCAACGTCGGCAAGCCGCAGGTGGCCTATCGCGAGACCATCCGCAAGGCGGTGTCCGATGTCGAAGGCAAGTTCGTGCGCCAGTCCGGCGGTAAGGGTCAGTACGGGCACGTCGTGCTGAAGATCGAGCCGCAGGAGCCGGGCAAGGGCTTCGAGTTCGTCGACGCCATCAAGGGCGGTGTGGTCCCGCGCGAGTTCATCCCCGCGGTGGAAAAGGGCCTGATCGACACGCTGCCGAACGGCGTGCTGGCCGGCTTCCCGGTGGTGGACGTCAAGGTCACGCTGACCTTCGGCTCGTACCACGAAGTGGACTCGAACGAAAACGCGTTCAAGATGGCCGCGTCCATCGGTTTCAAGGACGGTTGCCGCAAGGCCAACCCGGTGATCCTGGAGCCGATGATGGCGGTGGAAGTCGAGACCCCGGAAGACTACGCCGGCAACGTCATGGGCGATCTGTCGTCCCGTCGTGGCATGGTCCAGGGCATGGACGACATGCCTGGCGGCGGCAAGGTCATCAAGGCCGAAGTCCCGCTGTCCGAGATGTTCGGCTACTCGACCACGCTGCGCTCGATGTCGCAAGGCCGTGCCACGTACACGATGGAGTTCAAGCACTACGCTGAAGCTCCGAAGAACGTGGCCGACGCGATCATCACCGCTCGCGGCAAGTAA
- the tuf gene encoding elongation factor Tu encodes MAKGKFERTKPHVNVGTIGHVDHGKTTLTAAITTVLSTKFGGEAKAYDQIDAAPEEKARGITINTAHVEYETQNRHYAHVDCPGHADYVKNMITGAAQMDGAILVCSAADGPMPQTREHILLARQVGVPYIIVFLNKCDMVDDAELLELVEMEVRELLSKYDFPGDDTPIVKGSAKLALEGDKGELGEQAIMRLAEALDTYIPTPERAIDGTFLMPVEDVFSISGRGTVVTGRVERGVIKVGEEIEIVGIKATQKTTCTGVEMFRKLLDQGQAGDNVGILLRGTKREDVERGQVLCKPGSIKPHTHFTAEVYVLSKEEGGRHTPFFNNYRPQFYFRTTDVTGAVELPKDKEMVMPGDNVSITVKLIAPIAMEEGLRFAIREGGRTVGAGVVAKIIE; translated from the coding sequence ATGGCAAAAGGCAAGTTTGAACGGACCAAGCCGCACGTCAACGTGGGCACGATTGGTCACGTGGACCACGGCAAGACGACGCTGACGGCAGCGATCACGACGGTGCTGTCGACCAAGTTCGGTGGCGAAGCGAAGGCCTACGACCAGATCGATGCGGCGCCGGAAGAGAAGGCGCGCGGCATCACGATCAACACCGCGCACGTCGAGTACGAGACGCAGAACCGCCACTACGCGCACGTCGACTGCCCGGGGCACGCCGACTACGTGAAGAACATGATCACCGGCGCGGCCCAGATGGACGGCGCGATCCTGGTGTGCTCGGCGGCTGACGGCCCGATGCCGCAGACCCGCGAGCACATCCTGCTGGCGCGTCAGGTCGGTGTGCCGTACATCATCGTGTTCCTGAACAAGTGCGACATGGTGGACGACGCCGAGCTGCTGGAGCTGGTGGAAATGGAAGTCCGCGAGCTGCTGAGCAAGTACGACTTCCCCGGCGACGACACCCCGATCGTGAAGGGTTCGGCCAAGCTGGCGCTGGAAGGCGACAAGGGCGAGCTGGGCGAGCAGGCGATCATGCGCCTGGCCGAAGCGCTGGACACCTACATCCCGACGCCTGAGCGTGCCATCGACGGCACCTTCCTGATGCCGGTGGAAGACGTGTTCTCGATCTCCGGTCGCGGCACCGTGGTGACCGGTCGCGTCGAGCGCGGCGTGATCAAGGTCGGCGAAGAAATCGAAATCGTCGGCATCAAGGCCACGCAGAAGACCACCTGCACGGGCGTGGAGATGTTCCGCAAGCTGCTGGACCAGGGCCAGGCTGGCGACAACGTGGGTATCTTGCTGCGCGGCACCAAGCGTGAAGACGTCGAGCGCGGCCAAGTGCTGTGCAAGCCGGGCTCCATCAAGCCGCACACGCACTTCACCGCCGAGGTGTACGTGCTGAGCAAGGAAGAGGGCGGCCGCCACACCCCGTTCTTCAACAACTACCGTCCCCAGTTCTACTTCCGCACCACCGACGTCACCGGCGCCGTGGAGCTGCCGAAGGACAAGGAGATGGTGATGCCGGGCGACAACGTGTCGATCACCGTCAAGCTGATCGCCCCGATCGCCATGGAAGAAGGCCTGCGTTTCGCCATCCGTGAAGGCGGTCGCACCGTCGGCGCCGGCGTCGTTGCCAAGATCATCGAATAA
- the rpsJ gene encoding 30S ribosomal protein S10, giving the protein MQKQKIRIRLKAFDYKLIDQSALEIVDTAKRTGAIVKGPVPLPTRLQRFDILRSPHVNKTSRDQFEIRTHQRLMDIVDPTDKTVDALMKLDLPAGVDVEIKLQ; this is encoded by the coding sequence ATGCAAAAGCAAAAGATCCGCATCCGCCTCAAGGCCTTCGACTACAAGCTGATCGACCAATCGGCCCTGGAAATCGTCGACACCGCCAAGCGTACCGGCGCCATCGTCAAGGGCCCCGTGCCCCTGCCGACCCGCCTGCAGCGTTTCGACATCCTGCGTTCGCCGCACGTCAACAAGACCTCGCGCGACCAGTTCGAGATCCGCACCCACCAGCGCCTGATGGACATCGTCGACCCGACCGACAAGACCGTCGACGCGCTGATGAAGCTGGACCTGCCGGCTGGCGTGGACGTCGAGATCAAGCTGCAGTAA
- the rplC gene encoding 50S ribosomal protein L3 codes for MSLSNRLGLLGRKVGMMRIFTDDGDAVPVTVLDVSNNRVTQVKTVETDGYSAIQVAFGTRKASRVTKPEAGHLAKAGVEAGELLKEFRVSAEVAAEYKAGAQLPLTMFAVGQMVDVQGTSIGKGFTGTIKRHNFGSQRASHGNSRSHNVPGSISMAQDPGRVFPGKKMSGHLGDETTTTQNLDIVRIDEARQLLLVKGAVPGAKGGHVVVRPAVKVKVKKGAQ; via the coding sequence ATGAGTCTTAGCAATCGCCTCGGATTGCTGGGCCGCAAGGTGGGCATGATGCGCATCTTCACGGACGACGGCGACGCCGTGCCCGTGACGGTGCTGGACGTGTCCAACAACCGCGTGACCCAGGTGAAAACCGTTGAGACCGACGGCTACAGCGCCATCCAGGTGGCGTTCGGTACGCGCAAAGCCTCGCGCGTCACCAAGCCCGAAGCTGGCCACCTCGCGAAAGCGGGCGTCGAAGCCGGCGAACTGCTCAAAGAATTCCGCGTGAGTGCCGAAGTCGCTGCCGAGTACAAGGCGGGTGCCCAGCTGCCGCTGACGATGTTCGCCGTGGGCCAGATGGTCGACGTGCAGGGCACCTCGATCGGTAAGGGCTTCACCGGCACGATCAAGCGCCACAACTTCGGTTCGCAGCGCGCCTCCCACGGTAACAGCCGCTCGCACAACGTGCCCGGCTCGATCTCGATGGCGCAGGACCCCGGCCGCGTGTTCCCGGGCAAGAAGATGTCCGGTCATCTCGGCGACGAGACCACCACCACGCAAAACCTCGACATCGTGCGTATCGACGAAGCCCGCCAGCTGCTGCTGGTGAAGGGTGCCGTTCCGGGCGCCAAGGGCGGCCACGTTGTCGTGCGTCCCGCCGTCAAGGTCAAGGTCAAGAAAGGGGCCCAGTAA